The following proteins come from a genomic window of Oncorhynchus clarkii lewisi isolate Uvic-CL-2024 chromosome 23, UVic_Ocla_1.0, whole genome shotgun sequence:
- the LOC139381357 gene encoding proto-oncogene tyrosine-protein kinase receptor Ret-like, with amino-acid sequence MGPTCGFSLGNIVLVLLLLCEGSVGLYFPQNQYKETVYVGQYAGTPVLQVHAMVESDSQQPHFYLWWNTPLKPPTYAPWFHLDETTGILSMNKTLEWSDFDYRYKLWILPLTVKAATRPVKGFLHGLPTVRVSLTFINDTVPPCGQTRPELENLCFPNKDLNSHIKENRFPGAIRQLRQLTRLNVCPNYTISYSVESDVPAPFAINDNTTELIVTAPLDREERETYSPVLVCTVQTDTTIDKFFVTLHINIYDEDDNAPYVNETDTEDVVLEFDRMEGSSFGNLFVYDRDTTPRYPKNQSQNRFVGYMMTNDSWINEMFTIEHSFKEEKAIFGNVRGTVHEFWLALKKHLSVTENRTLQLDYLVNDTTYPGPEGTVMLHYNITILPVPIRFTNVTYLFTTTRRANVFAQVGRICVDNCLKFRGINVIYRLAVTNKTDKNVSGDIQSCFTAISIAQSLKDMAGVLYVNDTEALRRSECQDLQYVIIAQEQQNQLQASTQILIVLDSNIDKQDTENHWFLSCAEGRQRGDCEKIRGLGATTGRCQWRQGSEKGISESYSTCSPDLGTCPDGFCDAVESKDASICPQDCTIEPIIGGHEKGIMSGIRAGYGTCYCYSEKCFCEKDDIEEAMCDDVCKTIIATAVLLSFIVSILLSSYFIHRYHKNSPKPPIASAEMTFRRPPQSYPISYSANNVRRGSLDSMENQVAIDAFKIPEDPKWEFPRKNLVLGKTLGEGEFGKVVKATAFRLKGKAGYTTVAVKMLKDHASHSELRDLLSEFTLLKQVNHPHVIKMFGACSQDGPMYLIVEYAKFGSLRNFLRESRKVGPSYMSGNDANRNSSYLENPDERALTMGDLISFAWQISRGMQYLAEMKLVHRDLAARNVLVAEGRKMKISDFGLSRDVYEEDSYVKRSKGRIPVKWMAIESLFDHIYTTQSDVWSFGVLLWEIVTLGGNPYPGIAPERLFNLLKTGYRMEKPENCTEEMYNLMLRCWKQESDKRPIFADISKELEKMMVKNRDYLDLAASTPADALLYDDALSEEDTPLVDCNNAPLPRTIPSTWIENKLYGMSYPNWPEKSPVLLNRLDATNPVFTRYANDSVYANWMALPSPAKIVDNLDS; translated from the exons GGTCAGTTGGGCTCTACTTTCCCCAGAATCAATACAAGGAGACTGTGTATGTTGGGCAGTATGCAGGCACACCCGTGCTCCAGGTTCACGCCATGGTGGAGAGCGACTCTCAACAACCCCACTTCTACCTGTGGTGGAACACCCCCCTGAAGCCTCCAACCTATGCCCCGTGGTTCCACCTGGATGAGACCACAGGGATACTCTCCATGAATAAGACCCTGGAGTGGAGTGACTTTGACTATCGAT ATAAGCTTTGGATACTGCCGCTGACTGTCAAGGCGGCGACCAGACCCGTGAAGGGTTTCCTCCATGGCCTCCCTACCGTACGGGTCAGCCTGACCTTCATCAATGACACAGTGCCACCGtgtggccagaccagaccagagctggAGAATCTGTGTTTCCCTAACAAGGACCTGAACTCCCACATTAAGGAGAACAGGTTCCCCGGGGCCATCCGCCAGCTCAGACAGCTCACCAGGTTAAATGTCTGCCCCAACTACACCATCTCCTACAGTGTGGAATCAG ATGTTCCAGCCCCATTTGCTATAAATGACAACACCACTGAGTTGATAGTGACCGCTCCTTTGGAccgcgaggagagagagacgtacAGTCCCGTGCTGGTCTGCACAGTGCAGACTGACACAACGATAGACAAGTTCTTTGTTACACTACATATCAACATCTACGACGAAGATGACAATGCACCTTATGTCAATGAAACTGACACAGAGGATGTGGTGCTTGAGTTTGATCGCATGGAG gGAAGTTCTTTTGGCAATTTATTTGTCTATGATAGAGACACAACACCCAGGTATCCCAAAAACCAGAGTCAGAACAGATTTGTCGGATATATGATGACCAATGACTCATGGATAAATGAAATGTTCACCATAGAACACTCTTTCAAAGAAGAGAAGGCCATTTTTGGCAACGTCCGAGGCACTGTTCATGAGTTCT GGCTTGCACTAAAGAAGCATTTGTCTGTAACCGAGAATAGGACCCTCCAGCTGGATTACCTGGTCAATGACACCACATACCCCGGTCCAGAGGGAACTGTGATGCTGCACTACAATATCACCATCTTACCTGTCCCCATCCGCTTCACCAATGTGACATATCTCTTCACCACAACACGTAGAGCTAACGTCTTTGCCCAG GTTGGTAGAATCTGTGTGGACAACTGCCTGAAGTTCCGGGGCATCAATGTCATATACCGGCTAGCGGTAACAAACAAGACAGACAAAAATGTGTCCGGCGACATACAGTCATGCTTCACGGCGATTAGCATCGCACAGAGCCTCAAGGACATGGCGGGGGTGCTGTATGTGAACGACACAGAGGCTCTCCGCAGGTCAGAGTGCCAGGACCTGCAGTACGTGATCATTGCTCAAGAGCAGCAGAATCAGCTGCAGGCTAGCACTCAGATCCTCATTGTGCTCGATAGCAATA tTGATAAACAGGATACAGAGAACCATTGGTTCCTCTCCTGTGCAGAGGGGCGACAGCGTGGGGACTGTGAGAAAATCAGAGGCCTAGGGGCTACCACAGGGAGGTGCCAATGGAGACAGGGCTCTGAAAAAG GAATATCAGAAAGCTATTCCACCTGCTCCCCTGACCTCGGCACGTGCCCTGATGGCTTTTGTGATGCAGTCGAAAGCAAAGACGCGTCAATATGTCCTCAGGATTGCACAA tTGAACCCATTATCGGAGGTCATGAGAAGGGCATCATGTCTGGCATTAGAGCTGGCTATGGAACCTGCTACTGCTACTCTGAAAAATGCTTCTGTGAGAAGGATGATATAGAGG AGGCCATGTGTGACGACGTCTGCAAAACCATCATTGCCACCGCGGTGCTGCTCTCCTTCATCGTCTCCATCCTCCTGTCCTCCTACTTCATCCATCGCTACCACAAGAACTCCCCCAAGCCCCCCATCGCCTCGGCTGAAATGACCTTCCGGCGGCCCCCACAGTCCTACCCCATCAGCTACTCTGCTAACAATGTGCGCCGTGGCTCATTGGACTCTATGGAGAACCAAGTGGCCATTGACGCCTTCAAAATACCT GAGGATCCCAAATGGGAATTTCCACGCAAAAACCTGGTGCTTGGTAAAACCTTGGGAGAAGGGGAATTTGGGAAGGTTGTCAAGGCGACTGCATTCCGGCTGAAAGGAAAGGCTGGCTACACCACAGTAGCTGTGAAAATGCTTAAAG ACCATGCCTCACATAGTGAACTGCGTGACCTCCTGTCCGAATTCACCTTACTGAAGCAAGTCAACCATCCACACGTCATCAAGATGTTCGGAGCTTGCAGCCAGGATG GTCCAATGTACCTGATTGTAGAATATGCCAAATTTGGGTCACTGCGCAACTTCCTGCGTGAGAGCCGAAAGGTAGGACCCAGCTACATGTCGGGCAACGATGCCAACCGCAACTCGAGCTACCTGGAGAACCCAGATGAGAGGGCACTCACCATGGGCGACCTGATCTCCTTCGCCTGGCAGATCTCCAGGGGTATGCAGTACCTGGCTGAAATGAAG CTTGTTCACAGGGACCTCGCTGCAAGAAATGTCCTAGTTGCAGAGGGGCGTAAGATGAAGATTTCAGACTTTGGTTTGTCCCGGGACGTGTATGAGGAAGACTCTTATGTGAAGAGGAGCAAG GGTCGAATCCCAGTGAAATGGATGGCAATAGAGTCCTTGTTTGATCACATTTACACAACACAAAGTGACGT CTGGTCCTTTGGTGTGCTGTTGTGGGAGATTGTGACACTGGGCGGAAACCCGTACCCAGGCATCGCCCCTGAACGCCTCTTTAACCTCCTCAAGACTGGCTACAGGATGGAGAAACCAGAGAACTGCACGGAAGAAAT GTATAATCTGATGCTTCGATGCTGGAAACAGGAGTCAGACAAAAGGCCCATATTCGCAGACATCAGTAAAGAACTGGAGAAGATGATGGTGAAAAACCGG GATTACCTGGACCTGGCGGCATCCACGCCAGCCGACGCCCTGCTGTACGACGACGCCCTCTCCGAAGAGGACACACCCCTAGTGGATTGTAATAACGCCCCTCTCCCACGAACCATTCCCTCCACATGGATTGAAAACAAGCTTTATG GCATGTCATACCCGAACTGGCCTGAGAAGAGCCCGGTACTGCTCAACAGACTTGATGCCACTAACCCAGTCTTTACAAGATATGCCAATGATAGTGTTTATGCAAACTGGATGGCTTTGCCTTCACCCGCAAAAATTGTGGACAACCTTGATAGTTAA
- the LOC139381745 gene encoding chondroitin sulfate N-acetylgalactosaminyltransferase 2-like encodes MPRRSLPLQGRMRWMLLGLFLLLVLLLFAYLLECTPPADVSLVLPGLGGESHGKEYYQALLQEQEERYLSRSASLKRQIAQLKQELQEMSEKLKVLQDRKEGLGVQGLVETKDQEPGDLLEFLHSQIDKAEVNTGARLPSEYALVPFESFTSSKVYQLEMGLTRHPEEKPVRKDRRDELVEVIEAALDVINNPDEEDGQEDDVPMQRQTYTESHFTEGLYRTERDKGTLYELFFAKENSDNFRHVTLFRPFGPLMKVRSTSVETTGVIINIIVPLAGRTEAFSQFLHNFREVCIEHDRRVHLTVVYFGQEGLQEVKSYLEKMSREASFSNYTLIPVDEEFSRGRGLDIGAHTWKKGDVLMFFCDVDIYFTLDYLNTCRLHTAPNKRVFYPVVFSLYNPAIVYGNLELAPPIESQLIHKKDAGFWRDFGFGMTCQYRSDFLNIGGFDLEVKGWGVEDVHLYRKYLRSDLIVTRTPVSGLFHLWHEKQCADELTPEQYRMCIQSKAMNEASHSHLGMLVFREEIENHLRKQAYKTQSNTEN; translated from the exons ATGCCCAGGCGAAGCTTGCCGCTGCAGGGCCGGATGCGCTGGATGCTCCTGGGGCTCTTCCTGTTGctggtcctcctcctctttgCTTACCTGCTGGAGTGCACTCCCCCAGCTGATGTTAGCCTGGTCCTGCCTGGCCTGGGAGGGGAGTCCCATGGAAAGGAGTACTACCAGGCACTGCTGCAAGAGCAGGAGGAGCGGTACCTCAGCCGCTCCGCCAGCCTCAAGCGGCAGATCGCCCAACTCAAGCAGGAGCTCCAGGAGATGAGTGAGAAACTCAAGGTCCTGCAGGACAGAAAGGAAGGTCTCGGGGTCCAGGGGCTTGTTGAAACCAAGGACCAGGAGCCTGGGGATCTTCTCGAattcctccactcccagatcgaCAAAGCCGAGGTGAACACGGGAGCACGACTGCCCAGCGAGTACGCCCTGGTCCCCTTCGAGAGCTTCACCTCTAGTAAGGTGTATCAGCTGGAGATGGGGCTGACCAGGCACCCAGAGGAGAAGCCTGTGCGGAAGGACCGCAGGGATGAGCTGGTGGAGGTCATTGAGGCAGCCCTGGACGTCATAAACAACCCAGATGAGGAGGATGGCCAGGAGGATGATGTGCCCATGCAGAGGCAGACCTACACCGAGAGCCACTTTACTGAGG GgctgtacagaacagaacgggACAAGGGCACACTCTACGAGCTCTTCTTTGCAAAAGAGAACTCCGACAACTTCCGCCATGTCACTCTTTTCCGTCCTTTTGGTCCTTTAATGAAAGTCAGAAGCACGTCTGTAGAAACAACTGGAGTCATCATTAATATCATTGTGCCGTTGGCAGGCAGAACAGAGGCATTCTCACAGTTCCTACACAACTTCAG GGAAGTGTGCATAGAACACGATAGGCGAGTGCATCTTACAGTGGTCTACTTTGGACAAGAGGGCTTACAAGAGGTGAAGTCTTACTTGGAAAAAATGTCCAG GGAGGCAAGCTTTTCCAACTACACACTTATCCCAGTGGACGAGGAGTTTTCCAGAGGCAGGGGTCTGGACATCGGTGCCCATACCTGGAAGAAGGGTGACGTATTGATGTTCTTCTGTGATGTGGATATCTACTTCACACTGGACTATCTCAACACCTGCCGTCTTCACACCGCTCCAA ACAAGAGAGTCTTTTATCCGGTGGTTTTCAGTTTGTATAATCCTGCCATAGTCTATGGAAATCTGGAGCTGGCTCCCCCCATTGAAAGTCAACTT ATTCACAAGAAAGATGCTGGATTCTGGAGAGATTTTGGCTTTGGAATGACATGTCAGTACCGCTCGGACTTCCTCAATATAG GAGGTTTTGACCTGGAAGTGAAAGGTTGGGGTGTGGAAGATGTCCACTTGTACAGGAAGTACCTGCGGAGCGACCTGATTGTGACGCGTACGCCGGTATCTGGCCTCTTCCACCTGTGGCACGAGAAGCAGTGTGCAGACGAGCTGACTCCAGAACAGTATCGCATGTGCATCCAgtccaaagccatgaatgaggCTTCCCATTCCCACCTGGGCATGCTGGTGTTCCGCGAGGAGATCGAGAATCACCTCCGCAAGCAGGCCTACAAGACCCAGAGCAATACTGAAAACTGA